DNA sequence from the Pedobacter sp. W3I1 genome:
TCGCGGAGGATTAACCGTTCGGTTTCGAGTACAGGGAAATTTGTGAAATTTAAGGTTAGCATTTTTAAAGATCATCTTTTTCTAAGGAAATCCATACTTGTCTGCAAATTCTTTGACCTCAAATTCAAAAGATTTTTTTGCATGATGGATTTCTTGATTCTTAATATAATTGGTAACTGCTTGCAAACCGGATTCGCTAATGGATACGGCAAAATAGTCATCTTGCCACATAAAAGGTTTATCGGTTAACATGTTTTTATTGATCCAAAATGATGATTCTCCTTTTATGAGCTGTGCTACTTTTGCAATTGTTTGTTCTCTTCCTAAGGATATTAGACAATGCATATGTTCGGTGTGCCCATTAATTGCCTGTAGAAAAATAGATTTTTCTCTACAATTTTCCATAATGTGCTTCTGAACTTTATAGCGGATGTTTTTTGTTAAATAGGGATGTCGGTTTTTGGTTGAGAACACTAGGTGAACCCAAATTCTTACATACGACATAATTGATGGTTTTATTAGTCTAATATAAGGATTTTTTGAATTAGACTAACCAAACCATTGCTAATTGGTCAGGTTTATTTTTTGGCTAAAGCCATTAACGATATCTCTAATGCGGTCCGCT
Encoded proteins:
- the tnpA gene encoding IS200/IS605 family transposase, whose translation is MSYVRIWVHLVFSTKNRHPYLTKNIRYKVQKHIMENCREKSIFLQAINGHTEHMHCLISLGREQTIAKVAQLIKGESSFWINKNMLTDKPFMWQDDYFAVSISESGLQAVTNYIKNQEIHHAKKSFEFEVKEFADKYGFP